The following proteins are encoded in a genomic region of Aliiroseovarius sp. F47248L:
- a CDS encoding glycosyltransferase family 4 protein, producing the protein MNIRSAAGKFARIAKQHGIRSAVLATHRRLVHGSSGLPLGASGKIDFITHYDRILGQEHGQAIDLSEIEDNIVQWVIPNFGFGSGGHLNIFRFINMLADRGFKQRLVILPPYGWVNPDAARAAIKEWYFPVKAEIALGVEGFQPAAVTFATGWQTAYWVSKHRASRDKFYFVQDFEPYFFPVSSEYAMSENTYKLGLKAITAGSWLSEKLSSEYGMKCGAVSFGVENDFYYPRPAKDRQTFNILFYSRHVTPRRFFEIGLAALSRVCAANPNVCVHFVGGDVSGVDIPFPHVNCGEQKLEALPDMYSQSDLALVLSGTNLSLLPLEIAACGCPVIMNDSLSARWLLPEDAASYAPIEPDLMAKEILRLIDNPDIRERKAERAREIAVASSWEAEGDRFVELLDQLRTKGGSA; encoded by the coding sequence GTGAATATACGAAGCGCAGCAGGTAAATTTGCGCGAATTGCAAAGCAGCATGGCATCCGAAGTGCAGTGCTGGCCACGCATCGTAGGTTGGTACACGGATCAAGTGGCTTGCCCTTGGGCGCGAGTGGGAAGATCGATTTCATAACCCACTATGATCGTATCTTGGGCCAAGAGCATGGTCAGGCTATTGATCTGTCTGAAATTGAAGACAACATAGTTCAGTGGGTGATACCCAACTTCGGTTTCGGGTCTGGTGGTCATCTGAACATTTTCCGGTTCATAAATATGTTGGCCGATCGTGGGTTCAAGCAACGATTGGTGATCCTTCCACCATATGGTTGGGTAAATCCCGATGCTGCACGCGCAGCCATTAAGGAATGGTATTTTCCGGTAAAGGCCGAAATTGCGTTAGGCGTAGAAGGTTTTCAGCCAGCGGCAGTAACCTTCGCCACTGGTTGGCAAACGGCATATTGGGTCTCCAAGCACAGAGCGTCTCGAGATAAGTTCTATTTTGTTCAGGATTTTGAACCTTACTTCTTCCCCGTGTCTTCTGAATACGCAATGAGCGAAAACACTTACAAGCTTGGTTTGAAGGCCATTACGGCGGGGTCATGGCTTTCCGAAAAGCTATCATCGGAATACGGAATGAAATGCGGAGCAGTTTCATTCGGTGTCGAGAATGATTTTTACTATCCGCGCCCTGCAAAAGACCGACAAACCTTCAACATCCTGTTTTATTCTCGACATGTAACACCCCGGCGGTTCTTCGAGATTGGGTTGGCTGCTCTTTCGCGAGTTTGCGCTGCTAATCCGAACGTATGCGTCCATTTCGTCGGCGGCGATGTGAGCGGCGTTGATATTCCATTTCCACATGTCAATTGTGGAGAGCAGAAGCTGGAGGCTTTGCCCGATATGTATTCGCAAAGCGATTTGGCGCTGGTTCTTTCAGGGACAAACTTGTCATTACTTCCATTGGAAATCGCGGCCTGTGGCTGTCCAGTCATTATGAATGACTCGCTTTCGGCACGTTGGTTGTTGCCGGAGGACGCCGCGTCTTATGCACCGATTGAGCCTGACCTGATGGCCAAGGAAATTCTTCGATTGATTGACAATCCAGATATACGCGAGCGCAAAGCCGAACGGGCGCGTGAAATTGCTGTCGCTTCCAGCTGGGAAGCCGAGGGAGATCGGTTTGTCGAGCTGCTTGATCAACTGCGCACGAAGGGTGGGAGTGCCTGA
- a CDS encoding NAD-dependent epimerase/dehydratase family protein gives MTTSTVLVIGGSGFIGKNLVAQLLKEDVQVRSLDLGPSGISDERLSSWSGSFLQQELLNEVMTGVDTVYHLAATAMPREANLNPHRDCLDNVGGTLGVLETALSAGVKRVVFSSSGGTVYGPTEVVPINEDHPTHPINAYGVSKLACEKYLRLYNGRAGKDGPLSTISLRIANPYGLQQNIRKAQGALTTFCARAAVDEAITIWGDGEVQRDFIHVKDVARALCLAGQSEVSGQEINIGSGKGTSLNALIAEIEGVLGHSVKCEYLPARSIDVKRNYLDTSKAKNLLNWQPEVNLRDGIQELLDGFGKKS, from the coding sequence ATGACGACATCCACAGTATTGGTTATCGGGGGAAGCGGATTTATTGGAAAAAATCTGGTCGCTCAACTCCTAAAGGAAGATGTACAAGTTCGATCGCTCGACCTTGGGCCAAGCGGAATTTCCGACGAACGATTGTCGAGCTGGTCAGGCAGCTTTCTACAACAAGAACTATTGAATGAGGTCATGACAGGTGTGGATACGGTCTATCACTTGGCAGCCACAGCGATGCCGCGCGAAGCAAATCTAAACCCACATCGAGATTGCCTTGATAATGTTGGCGGAACGTTGGGTGTTTTGGAAACAGCGCTTTCAGCAGGCGTCAAGCGAGTCGTATTCTCATCATCTGGAGGTACGGTTTATGGGCCAACTGAAGTTGTGCCGATCAACGAAGACCACCCGACACATCCGATCAATGCGTATGGGGTGTCCAAGCTGGCATGTGAAAAATACCTGCGGCTATATAATGGGAGGGCCGGGAAAGACGGGCCGTTATCAACCATCTCTCTGAGGATTGCTAATCCATATGGCTTGCAGCAAAACATCCGCAAGGCCCAGGGTGCTCTTACAACGTTTTGTGCACGTGCAGCCGTTGATGAAGCCATCACGATTTGGGGTGATGGAGAGGTTCAGCGTGATTTTATACATGTAAAGGACGTAGCGCGCGCGCTCTGCCTGGCTGGACAGTCCGAAGTTTCAGGGCAGGAGATAAACATTGGTTCTGGAAAAGGAACATCGCTTAACGCACTGATTGCCGAGATCGAAGGCGTGCTTGGTCATTCGGTTAAGTGCGAGTATCTTCCTGCTCGCTCAATCGACGTGAAGCGCAATTATCTTGACACATCAAAGGCAAAGAATCTGCTGAATTGGCAGCCCGAAGTAAATCTTCGCGACGGTATTCAAGAGCTTCTGGATGGGTTTGGCAAGAAGTCCTGA
- a CDS encoding ABC transporter permease, whose product MSFTAKGLHARSYKTWRTIIALILREMATTHGRSPGGYVWAVLEPIGGLAIMTLAFSLAFASPALGNNFPLFYATGFLPFMMYSDLANKISQSIRFSRPLLFYPSVTYLDAIIGRFLLNGLTHLMVFYLLIFSIMTFFETGNILHYPSIVNALCMALALGLGVGVFNCFVLSKFPLWEKVWGIVNRPLFIISSIFFIPESLPQPFRDYLWYNPLIHVIGEMRKGFYATYDATWVDNMYVYGISMVLMFLGLVFLGRYHREILNNQ is encoded by the coding sequence ATGAGCTTTACGGCAAAAGGGCTGCACGCACGCAGCTATAAAACTTGGCGAACAATCATCGCATTGATCTTGCGCGAGATGGCGACAACTCACGGGCGATCGCCAGGCGGGTATGTTTGGGCGGTACTTGAGCCGATCGGCGGATTGGCTATCATGACGCTCGCATTCTCGCTCGCGTTTGCATCTCCTGCTCTTGGTAACAACTTTCCGTTGTTCTATGCGACAGGTTTTTTGCCATTCATGATGTACTCTGATCTTGCGAACAAGATCAGCCAGTCAATTCGCTTTTCACGGCCACTGCTGTTTTATCCGTCAGTTACATATTTGGACGCGATCATAGGCCGGTTCTTGTTGAATGGGCTGACGCATCTTATGGTTTTCTACCTACTGATTTTCAGCATCATGACCTTCTTTGAAACAGGGAATATTCTGCATTATCCATCCATCGTGAATGCGCTCTGTATGGCGCTTGCGCTAGGTCTTGGTGTGGGTGTGTTTAATTGTTTTGTGCTGTCTAAATTCCCGCTCTGGGAAAAGGTTTGGGGAATTGTTAACCGCCCCTTGTTCATTATCTCATCGATTTTCTTCATTCCAGAATCCCTGCCTCAACCGTTCAGGGACTACCTTTGGTACAATCCATTGATCCACGTAATTGGAGAGATGAGGAAAGGCTTTTACGCAACATATGATGCCACTTGGGTCGATAACATGTACGTCTACGGCATCTCAATGGTTCTGATGTTTCTTGGGCTGGTCTTCCTCGGCCGATATCATCGCGAAATTTTGAACAACCAATAA